A part of Candidatus Saccharibacteria bacterium genomic DNA contains:
- the argS gene encoding arginine--tRNA ligase, translating into MEQLAQQIERTITELYGIEATVRLERPDLQFGDYATNIALQIAGRLGKSPREIAEQLGAALAQAGTCNEVTIAGPGFINLRVSARQLYDSLASQWSAQYGSSKDGEGRLAVVEFPSPNVAKPYSVGHLRPGNQGWAAKRLLEVTGWRVITDNHIGDAGAPFGIWVVGFQRFSSDEALERDGVYELGRMYIQTKNALKEEAEQGGRAMADEVQEWLLRLERDDPEARQYSNRFKTISMQHIHAVMERLELSTDYEYGESFFVPKGKAAVEQLIASGVATQNSDGSVIVPLEDAGFEVPLLVQKSNGAALYATTDLATILFRENEWHPDKVVYCVGAEQQFYFSQLFAMAKKLGITTDLYHLWFGVIDQMGDDGVRQKMSSRKGVVLMEELLDVAEQKAREVTADREVGADDIKKIALGAVKYTDFVADRRTNILFDWHTIFALSGKSGPYVQYAAVRVNKLLRDNPERTPMGVYDYEPEKAIVAQLLDYPQVVRIAAEQLEPHRVAAYLYNLAREMNRYYEQTPIATQEVGEAEKSARLDLLEKVSHVFAHGLGILGISVPERM; encoded by the coding sequence ATGGAGCAACTCGCGCAGCAGATCGAACGCACAATCACAGAACTCTATGGCATTGAGGCTACTGTTCGTTTAGAGCGTCCTGATTTGCAGTTTGGTGACTACGCGACGAATATCGCGTTACAGATTGCTGGGAGGCTTGGCAAGTCACCGCGCGAGATCGCTGAGCAACTAGGGGCAGCACTAGCACAGGCGGGTACGTGCAATGAGGTGACAATCGCTGGACCAGGATTTATCAACTTGCGGGTTTCGGCTCGCCAGCTGTATGACTCGCTCGCCAGCCAATGGTCAGCCCAGTACGGCAGCTCTAAGGATGGTGAGGGTAGGCTGGCGGTTGTTGAGTTTCCTAGCCCCAATGTTGCCAAACCCTATAGTGTCGGACATCTGCGACCAGGTAATCAAGGGTGGGCAGCTAAGCGATTACTCGAGGTAACAGGATGGCGGGTAATAACCGACAACCATATTGGTGATGCGGGTGCGCCGTTTGGCATATGGGTAGTGGGGTTCCAGCGGTTTAGCAGTGACGAAGCACTAGAGAGAGATGGTGTGTACGAGCTTGGAAGAATGTACATACAAACAAAAAACGCGCTCAAGGAAGAAGCCGAACAAGGTGGGCGTGCGATGGCCGATGAGGTTCAGGAATGGCTACTCAGACTCGAGCGTGATGACCCAGAAGCGCGTCAGTATAGCAACCGCTTTAAAACAATTTCGATGCAGCATATCCATGCCGTGATGGAACGGCTTGAGCTATCGACTGACTACGAATATGGTGAATCGTTTTTTGTGCCAAAGGGTAAAGCAGCGGTTGAGCAGCTGATAGCGTCTGGTGTAGCGACGCAAAACAGTGACGGTTCGGTGATCGTGCCACTCGAAGATGCTGGTTTTGAAGTGCCGCTACTAGTACAAAAGTCCAATGGTGCTGCGCTCTATGCCACAACTGACTTGGCAACGATACTATTTCGCGAGAACGAATGGCACCCAGACAAGGTAGTATATTGCGTAGGCGCTGAACAACAATTTTATTTTTCACAGTTATTTGCGATGGCCAAAAAGCTCGGTATTACCACTGACCTGTACCATCTGTGGTTTGGGGTGATTGATCAAATGGGCGACGACGGCGTGCGCCAAAAAATGAGCAGCCGCAAAGGTGTGGTGCTGATGGAAGAACTGCTCGATGTCGCTGAGCAAAAGGCGCGCGAGGTAACGGCTGATCGTGAGGTTGGTGCTGATGATATCAAGAAGATCGCGCTTGGTGCGGTTAAGTACACGGACTTCGTGGCCGATCGTCGGACTAACATATTGTTCGACTGGCACACAATTTTCGCGCTCAGCGGAAAGAGCGGTCCCTACGTACAATACGCTGCGGTTCGAGTAAACAAATTGTTACGCGACAACCCTGAGCGTACGCCGATGGGCGTATATGACTATGAGCCCGAGAAGGCAATTGTTGCTCAACTTCTTGATTACCCGCAAGTTGTACGCATAGCTGCCGAGCAGCTTGAACCGCATAGGGTGGCTGCGTATTTGTACAATCTGGCACGCGAAATGAACCGGTACTACGAACAGACGCCGATCGCAACTCAAGAAGTTGGTGAAGCAGAAAAGTCGGCACGGCTTGATTTGCTAGAAAAAGTGAGCCACGTGTTCGCACATGGGCTTGGAATTCTCGGCATCAGCGTGCCAGAGCGTATGTAG
- a CDS encoding Nramp family divalent metal transporter gives MRLRRQWRRILRLLGPAFVAAVAYVDPGNFAANFGAGAKYGFLLLWVLVLANLMAALAQYTSAKVGLVTGKSLPELVAERLPRWGRRLYWAQAELVAVATDIAEVVGGAVALHLLFGLPLPLGGLIVGIVSMALLYVYSHKGQPYFERVIVALLVIIPIGFFAGLLQHPPDLGGALGGLVPRFDGQETLLLATAMIGATIMPHVVYLHSALARDRHGKVKPRELRRYLHATKIDVGLAMAIAGTVNISMLLLAAAVLGGTGADSFGDIFTALGERLGPLVAVLFAVGLLVSGLASTAVGSQAGSVVMQDLIRVPVPLWARRLITMIPALFLLVVSFDPLFLLIISQVALSFGVPFALVPLTIVSARRSVMGDQANSRLVSMILGAITALVVLLNLVLIWLTVV, from the coding sequence ATGAGATTGCGGCGACAGTGGCGAAGGATACTACGGCTACTCGGCCCGGCGTTTGTGGCGGCGGTGGCCTATGTCGACCCAGGTAATTTTGCGGCCAATTTTGGCGCAGGCGCAAAATATGGGTTTTTGCTGCTATGGGTGCTGGTGCTCGCCAACCTTATGGCGGCGCTGGCGCAGTATACGAGCGCGAAGGTAGGGCTTGTCACTGGCAAGTCGCTGCCCGAGCTAGTGGCCGAGCGGCTGCCGCGGTGGGGCAGGCGGCTGTACTGGGCGCAGGCGGAACTGGTGGCAGTTGCGACCGATATCGCTGAAGTTGTTGGTGGCGCGGTAGCGCTCCATCTGTTGTTTGGGCTGCCGCTGCCGCTCGGCGGGCTTATCGTCGGCATCGTATCGATGGCGCTATTGTACGTTTATAGTCATAAAGGCCAACCGTATTTTGAGCGAGTGATCGTTGCACTACTGGTCATTATCCCCATTGGATTCTTTGCGGGACTATTACAGCATCCGCCTGACCTTGGTGGCGCACTCGGTGGGCTGGTGCCACGCTTTGATGGACAAGAAACCCTGTTGCTCGCGACAGCAATGATCGGTGCTACTATCATGCCGCATGTCGTGTACCTGCATTCGGCGCTAGCGCGTGATCGACATGGCAAAGTGAAGCCCCGGGAGCTACGCCGGTATCTACACGCAACCAAGATAGATGTGGGTTTGGCGATGGCGATTGCTGGTACGGTCAACATATCTATGTTACTTTTAGCGGCGGCGGTGCTTGGTGGAACCGGTGCAGATAGCTTTGGTGATATATTTACTGCGCTTGGCGAGCGGCTTGGGCCGCTGGTTGCGGTGCTATTCGCTGTCGGGTTGTTGGTATCGGGTCTTGCGAGCACCGCGGTTGGTAGCCAGGCGGGGAGTGTGGTGATGCAAGACCTCATACGGGTGCCTGTGCCACTGTGGGCACGACGCTTGATCACCATGATACCGGCGTTATTTTTGCTCGTAGTTAGTTTTGACCCACTGTTCTTGCTGATTATTTCGCAGGTTGCGCTGAGTTTTGGGGTGCCATTCGCATTGGTGCCGCTGACGATCGTTTCGGCGAGGCGCAGTGTCATGGGCGACCAGGCAAACTCACGCCTTGTGTCGATGATACTCGGTGCGATTACCGCGCTGGTAGTGCTGCTCAACCTGGTATTGATCTGGCTGACAGTCGTATAG
- a CDS encoding thioredoxin family protein yields MKAKYTVGIVAAVAAIGAAIILIQQRPAQAPHKVLSPSTNTTVTPIATTTPAPGRYTDYSPEAMSAPNYTETILFFHAPWCPECRAYNSVLTTTPPPTGVQILKVDHDSSTDLRKQYGVVVQTTFVRITPAGEKISVWPAYGKEKSIQAILDNT; encoded by the coding sequence ATGAAGGCAAAGTATACTGTCGGTATCGTGGCTGCGGTCGCAGCAATTGGCGCAGCGATCATTCTCATCCAGCAGAGGCCAGCACAAGCTCCTCACAAGGTTCTCTCGCCATCGACGAACACCACTGTCACGCCTATAGCTACCACGACGCCCGCTCCCGGACGCTACACCGACTACTCACCAGAGGCAATGAGTGCGCCGAATTACACCGAGACCATCCTTTTCTTCCACGCACCTTGGTGTCCAGAGTGCCGCGCCTACAATAGCGTACTAACAACTACGCCGCCGCCGACAGGCGTCCAGATTCTCAAAGTTGACCATGACAGTTCTACTGATCTGCGCAAACAATATGGTGTTGTTGTACAAACAACGTTTGTCAGAATTACACCTGCCGGGGAAAAGATCTCCGTCTGGCCGGCATATGGGAAAGAAAAATCTATCCAGGCGATTTTGGATAATACATAG
- a CDS encoding MscL family protein has product MVKANVKGHAGGFMTFIREQGVVGLAVGLAIGTAAGDTVKQLVGAFIDPLVQLMIGSQEGLKAAEFTVKVGDRMGTFTWGAFVSSLISLLAVAFVVYAIVHLLKLDRADKKKD; this is encoded by the coding sequence ATGGTAAAGGCAAATGTAAAAGGCCACGCAGGCGGGTTTATGACCTTCATTCGTGAGCAGGGTGTCGTGGGGTTGGCTGTTGGTCTAGCAATCGGTACTGCGGCTGGCGATACAGTGAAGCAGCTTGTTGGTGCATTCATTGATCCGCTTGTCCAGCTGATGATTGGCTCACAGGAGGGCCTAAAAGCTGCTGAATTCACCGTGAAGGTGGGTGATCGCATGGGTACCTTTACTTGGGGCGCATTTGTCAGCTCACTCATCAGTCTGCTGGCAGTTGCTTTTGTCGTGTACGCTATCGTCCACTTACTCAAACTCGATCGCGCTGACAAGAAAAAAGACTAA
- a CDS encoding CYTH domain-containing protein: MKPEIEAKFMDIDIDDVRARLTRAGASCTAPMRLMRRVLIETEQMARDDAFVRLRDEGDKVTLTYKQFHGDQAHSASEHEVPVSGFDTALEILKACGLMVQTYQESKRETWQLGECEVVIDEWPWMNPYIEIEGESEAAVKKTAGLLGFDWAAVVFGGADVIYQRMFPRMTVRGVIDVPEVRFGDPVPKVFGKQLQ; encoded by the coding sequence ATGAAGCCAGAAATTGAAGCGAAATTTATGGATATAGACATAGACGATGTTCGTGCGCGACTGACTAGGGCAGGCGCCTCGTGCACCGCACCTATGCGCCTCATGCGCCGCGTACTCATAGAAACCGAGCAGATGGCACGCGATGATGCTTTTGTGCGCCTGCGCGACGAAGGCGATAAAGTGACGCTTACCTACAAGCAGTTTCATGGCGACCAAGCGCACAGCGCGAGCGAGCACGAAGTACCTGTGAGTGGTTTTGATACCGCGCTCGAAATTCTAAAAGCTTGCGGACTTATGGTGCAGACTTACCAAGAGAGCAAACGTGAAACCTGGCAGCTAGGGGAGTGTGAAGTGGTGATCGACGAGTGGCCGTGGATGAACCCGTATATCGAGATCGAGGGCGAATCAGAAGCAGCTGTCAAAAAAACCGCTGGCCTACTTGGCTTTGATTGGGCCGCGGTGGTGTTCGGCGGTGCCGATGTGATTTACCAGCGCATGTTCCCCCGTATGACAGTACGCGGGGTGATTGACGTACCCGAAGTACGCTTTGGTGACCCAGTGCCCAAAGTATTTGGGAAGCAGTTGCAGTAG
- a CDS encoding sulfite exporter TauE/SafE family protein yields the protein MVLFLAALLAGVFSALSPCVLPLIPMMLGTQTQGGVRRSLRVLAGLGLSVIVFSILLKSTTLFIDIPREVWQFIGGVIIGLFGASLLWPNAWEQLVLKTGFATKAQQLMSTSSSGAGNTKDYLLGASLGPLFNVCSPTYALIVATILPVEPLHGLLLLVIYTLGLTATLYAVAVGGSQITHRLGWTLNPHGAFRRIVGALLLVIGIAIIFGYDKLFQTALVSSGFFDWQILVESFLAR from the coding sequence ATGGTACTGTTTCTTGCCGCGCTGCTTGCGGGTGTGTTCTCTGCGCTTTCCCCCTGCGTCCTGCCGCTTATCCCCATGATGCTCGGTACGCAGACACAAGGCGGGGTGCGCCGCAGCCTCCGTGTGCTCGCCGGGCTTGGCTTGTCGGTCATTGTATTTAGTATTCTCCTCAAGTCCACGACGCTGTTTATCGATATCCCCCGTGAAGTCTGGCAGTTCATAGGTGGCGTGATAATTGGGTTATTTGGGGCATCACTGCTGTGGCCGAACGCGTGGGAGCAGCTAGTCCTCAAAACTGGGTTCGCCACTAAAGCCCAACAACTCATGTCGACCTCCTCCTCTGGGGCCGGCAATACCAAAGATTACCTGCTCGGCGCCAGTCTTGGTCCGCTTTTCAACGTCTGCAGCCCTACCTACGCGCTAATTGTGGCGACAATTTTGCCCGTCGAACCACTCCACGGGCTACTCCTGCTCGTTATTTACACTCTCGGACTAACCGCCACTCTTTACGCAGTTGCCGTCGGCGGCAGCCAGATTACCCATAGGCTCGGCTGGACACTCAACCCGCATGGCGCCTTCCGGCGCATAGTCGGCGCCCTACTCCTAGTAATCGGTATCGCCATCATATTCGGCTACGATAAACTATTCCAGACTGCGCTCGTATCGAGCGGCTTCTTCGACTGGCAGATCCTCGTCGAATCATTCCTCGCACGCTAG
- a CDS encoding CTP synthase, producing MEEQSSMGKQTKYIFVTGGVLSGVGKGITAASIGAVLQAKGAAVSIQKCDPYLNVDAGLLNPAEHGECFVTKDGAETDLDLGHYERFLDIELTQKNATLQGRLMSNLIADERAGKFGGKTIQLVPHLTGAIQSAIVEASKESDVHFVEIGGTVGDYEGLSFVEAIREFGRRVGRENALYVHVVYVPYIGTSKEFKSKPAQNALNDLRGFGIVPDVVIVRTDEPAPESIARKIAMFGGVDERAVLMMPNVDSVFRIPEKIASSSLMPILDKFTANYNKPDLSKWTDLVTRQKAVKNKKVTIGMVAKYLDNEDTYISVLEALKSAAWREDVELVVKWINAETASETDFATVDGLLVPGGFGKRGIEGKIAAARYALDHNVPYLGICLGLQVAVIAAARKAGLEHANSTEFAPDTTDDVVYIMDGQQGKESTGGTLRLGDYPAHLTIDSLAYRLYKEQDIVERHRHRYEVNQHFAAAIERGGLVFSGMSPDGKLVEYVEAPENDYFIATQAHPEFRSRPTRAHPLFVGLIAACRH from the coding sequence ATGGAAGAGCAATCATCGATGGGCAAACAGACAAAATATATTTTCGTGACGGGGGGAGTTCTTTCCGGGGTAGGAAAGGGCATAACTGCGGCCAGCATCGGCGCAGTGTTGCAGGCTAAAGGTGCCGCCGTTTCAATTCAAAAATGTGACCCGTATCTCAATGTAGATGCGGGTTTACTTAATCCTGCTGAGCACGGAGAGTGCTTTGTGACGAAAGATGGCGCTGAGACTGATCTTGACCTTGGCCACTACGAGCGCTTTCTTGACATTGAACTAACTCAAAAAAATGCCACCTTGCAGGGCCGACTGATGAGCAACCTAATCGCTGATGAGCGAGCGGGAAAGTTTGGTGGCAAGACCATTCAGCTGGTGCCGCACCTCACGGGTGCAATCCAGTCTGCCATTGTCGAAGCAAGCAAGGAAAGCGATGTGCACTTTGTGGAGATTGGCGGTACGGTGGGCGACTATGAAGGCCTTAGTTTTGTCGAAGCGATACGTGAGTTTGGGCGCCGAGTGGGGCGTGAAAACGCACTTTATGTACATGTCGTGTACGTCCCGTACATCGGCACCAGTAAAGAGTTCAAGAGTAAACCGGCACAGAACGCGCTGAATGATCTACGTGGGTTTGGTATCGTGCCCGATGTCGTGATTGTGCGCACTGATGAGCCTGCGCCAGAATCTATTGCGCGGAAAATTGCCATGTTTGGTGGTGTCGATGAGCGAGCAGTACTGATGATGCCCAATGTCGACAGCGTGTTTCGTATCCCTGAGAAGATTGCATCGAGCAGCTTGATGCCAATCCTTGATAAATTTACCGCTAACTATAACAAGCCAGACCTCAGTAAATGGACTGACCTCGTGACACGGCAGAAGGCTGTGAAAAACAAAAAGGTCACCATCGGCATGGTGGCGAAGTATCTTGATAATGAAGACACGTATATTAGCGTACTCGAAGCGCTTAAAAGTGCCGCTTGGCGCGAGGATGTCGAGCTGGTAGTTAAATGGATCAATGCCGAAACGGCCAGCGAGACAGATTTTGCGACAGTTGACGGTTTGCTCGTACCGGGTGGATTTGGTAAGCGTGGGATAGAGGGCAAAATCGCTGCGGCACGTTATGCACTCGATCATAACGTGCCGTATCTTGGTATTTGCTTAGGGCTCCAGGTAGCGGTCATCGCCGCTGCACGTAAGGCCGGACTCGAGCACGCCAACAGTACCGAATTTGCTCCAGATACTACGGATGATGTGGTGTATATCATGGATGGCCAGCAGGGCAAAGAAAGCACCGGCGGTACACTACGTCTTGGTGACTACCCGGCGCACCTGACAATCGACTCATTGGCGTATCGGCTCTACAAAGAGCAGGATATCGTTGAGCGGCATCGCCACCGCTACGAAGTGAACCAGCACTTTGCAGCTGCAATTGAACGCGGGGGCCTGGTGTTCAGTGGTATGTCGCCAGATGGCAAGCTGGTTGAATATGTGGAAGCGCCCGAAAACGACTATTTTATTGCGACTCAAGCACACCCGGAATTTCGTAGCCGTCCGACTCGCGCGCACCCACTATTTGTCGGGTTGATCGCTGCGTGTAGACACTAG